A stretch of Lutra lutra chromosome 9, mLutLut1.2, whole genome shotgun sequence DNA encodes these proteins:
- the GDF5 gene encoding growth/differentiation factor 5 — protein MRLPKLLTFLLWHLAWLDLEIICTVLGAPDLGQRPQGAKPGLAKAEAKERPPLARSIFRPGGHSYGGGAANARAKGGTGQTGGLTQPKKDELKKPPPRSGGPEPKPGRPPQTRQAATRTVTPKGQLPGGKAPPKAGSVPSPFLLKKARETRPPQEPEEPFRPPPITPHEYMLSLYRTLSDADRKGGNSSVKLEAGLANTITSFIDKGQDDRGPVVRKQRYVFDISALEKDGLLGAELRILRKKPSDTAKPVAPGIGRAAQLKLSSCPSGRQPAALLDVRSVPGLDGSGWEVFDIWKLFRNFKNSAQLCLELEAWERGRAVDLRGLGFDRAARQVHEKALFLVFGRTKKRDLFFNEIKARSGQDDKTVYEYLFSQRRKRRAPLATRQGKRPTKNPKARCSRKALHVNFKDMGWDDWIIAPLEYEAFHCEGLCEFPLRSHLEPTNHAVIQTLMNSMDPESTPPTCCVPTRLSPISILFIDSANNVVYKQYEDMVVESCGCR, from the exons ATGAGACTCCCCAAACTCCTCACTTTCTTGCTTTGGCACCTGGCTTGGCTGGACCTGGAAATTATCTGCACTGTGTTGGGTGCCCCTGACTTGGGCCAGAGACCCCAGGGGGCCAAGCCAGGCTTGGCCAAAGCAGAAGCCAAGGAGAGGCCCCCTCTGGCCCGGAGCATCTTTAGGCCAGGGGGTCACAGTTATGGTGGGGGGGCCGCCAATGCCAGGGCAAAGGGGGGCACCGGGCAGACAGGAGGCCTGACACAGCCCAAGAAGGATGAACTCAAAAAGCCGCCCCCAAGATCGGGCGGCCCTGAACCCAAGCCAGGACGCCCTCCCCAGACAAGGCAGGCGGCAACGCGGACGGTGACCCCAAAAGGACAGCTTCCTGGGGGTAAGGCACCTCCAAAGGCAGGAtctgtccccagccccttcctgctgAAGAAGGCCAGGGAGACCAGGCCCCCTCAAGAGCCCGAGGAGCCGTTCCGCCCGCCCCCCATCACGCCCCACGAGTACATGCTCTCGCTGTACAGGACACTGTCTGATGCTGACAGAAAGGGAGGCAACAGCAGCGTGAAGTTGGAGGCTGGCCTGGCCAACACCATCACCAGCTTTATTGACAAAGGgcaag ATGACCGAGGTCCTGTGGTCAGAAAGCAGAGGTACGTGTTTGACATTAGTGCCCTGGAGAAGGATGGGCTGCTAGGGGCCGAGCTGCGGATCTTGCGGAAGAAGCCCTCGGACACGGCCAAGCCAGTGGCCCCCGGCATCGGGCGGGCTGCCCAGCTGAAGCTGTCCAGCTGCCCCAGCGGCCGGCAGCCGGCAGCCTTGCTGGATGTACGCTCTGTGCCAGGCCTGGACGGATCTGGCTGGGAGGTGTTCGACATCTGGAAGCTCTTCCGAAACTTTAAGAACTCGGCCCAGCTGTGCCTGGAGCTGGAGGCCTGGGAACGGGGCCGGGCTGTGGACCTCCGTGGCCTGGGCTTTGACCGGGCTGCCAGGCAGGTCCACGAGAAGGCCCTATTCCTAGTATTTGGCCGCACCAAGAAACGGGACCTGTTCTTTAATGAGATTAAGGCCCGCTCGGGTCAAGATGATAAGACTGTGTACGAGTACCTGTTCAGCCAGCGGCGAAAAAGGCGGGCCCCACTGGCCACGCGCCAGGGCAAACGGCCCACCAAGAACCCCAAGGCCCGCTGCAGTCGGAAGGCGCTACATGTCAACTTCAAGGACATGGGCTGGGATGACTGGATCATCGCACCGCTTGAGTACGAGGCCTTCCACTGCGAGGGGCTATGTGAGTTCCCCTTGCGCTCCCACCTGGAGCCCACGAACCATGCAGTCATCCAGACCCTGATGAACTCCATGGACCCCGAGTCCACACCACCAACCTGCTGTGTGCCCACACGACTGAGTCCCATCAGCATCCTCTTCATTGACTCCGCCAACAACGTGGTCTATAAGCAGTATGAGGACATGGTAGTGGAGTCTTGTGGCTGCAGGTAG